The nucleotide sequence CCCTGTGGCGACTGCTGACGCCCTCACACCGGCGGTATTTCGAAGCGGAAGGGATGGATCAGGCCTTCTATCGATCGCTGCTGGCACCGATTTCGCCATTGCATCAGCCGACTCGGCTGGCGCCGGATCGGCGATTCCTGTTCGCCGCCAACTGTGACCGGGTGGTCCTGCCCGAGCATCCACTGGCACTTGCCGCGCACTGGGAGACGGCGGTGCACTGGTATCAGGGTTCGCATTTGTCGGTGCGCCGCGAGCGGGTCACTCGCGAGACGGTGGAGCAGGCGATGATCGCTGCCGGCTGGCCCTTGCCGCTGCTCTGAATGGAGGAGCGATTTCCGCTGTCAGCACGCTAAACTGACGGGCTCAAGGCATTTATTGGAACCACACACCATGCGTATCGCCATCACGGGTTCGGGTCTGTTCACGCCCGAAGCCTCCATCAGCAACGAAGATCTGGTGGAAAGCTTCAACGCCTATGTGGCGAATCACAATCAGGAGCATGCCGAGGCCATCGCCGCCGGCACCGTGGCTGCGCTGTCGCCGTCATCGGCAGAATTCATCCTCAAGGCCTCCGGCATCCGTGCCCGCCACGTGGTGGATCGCGACGGCATTCTCGATCCGGCGCGCATGCGTCCGCAGATTCGCACCCGGAGCAATGACGAACCGTCATTGATGGTGGAAATGGGCCTGACCGCGGCGCGCCAGGCGCTGGAGGCGGCCGGGCGTACCGGTGCCGAGGTCGACTGTGTGCTGATCGCCTGCTCCAACATGCAGCGTGCCTACCCGGCGATGGCGGTGGAGCTGCAGCAGCAGCTGGGCGCCGGGGGCTTTGCCTATGACATCAACGTCGCCTGTGCGTCCGCGGCCTTCGGTGTACAGGCGGCGGCGGAGGCCGTGGCGCAGGGCAACGCCCGTTGCGCGCTGGTGGTGAGCCCCGAGATCTGCAGCGGTCACCTCAACTTCCGTGACCGTGACAGTCACTTCATCTTCGGCGATGCGGCCACCGCCGTGCTGGTCGAACCCCTGGAGCAGGCCCGCGGCAGCCGCGTCGACGAAGTCCTCGGGACCCGCCTGAAGACGCAGTTCTCCAACAACATCCGCAACAACTTCGGGTTCCTGAACCGGGCCGAGGCGACGCCGCGCAGCGAGGCAGACCGGCTGTTCGTCCAGGAAGGCCGCAAGGTGTTCAAGGAAGTGGTGCCGCTGGTGTCGGAGCTGATCGGCGAACATCTGGCCGCGCTGTCGTTGGCCCCGGATGCGGTGCGCCGCTTCTGGCTGCACCAGGCCAACCTCGGCATGAACCAACTGATCGCCAAGCGGGTGCTCGGCCGCGAGCCCAGCATCGAGGAGGCGCCGGTCATTCTCGATCGCTACGCCAATACCAGCTCGGCGGGGTCGGTGATTGCCTATCACCTCCACAACACCGACCTGGTGGCCGGTGATGTGGGGGTCCTGTGTGCCTTCGGCGCCGGCTACTCCGCTGGCAGCGTGGTTCTCCGGCGGCAGTAGAAATAGTGGCGCCAGTGCCCCGAAATCACTGGCATTTTGTGAATAAATCGCTACAATACGCGCCCTTTGGCGGCCCTGGGCCGCTCGCGTTACTGGATTAGTGAACGACCATGGTTACGATTCGTCTTGCCCGCGCCGGCGCCAAGAAGCGCCCGTTCTATCACGTTGTTGCGACTGAAAAGTCGAGCCCACGTGATGGCCGCTTCATTGAGCGCCTTGGCTACTACAACCCCAGCGCCCGTGGCGGCGAAAAGCAGCTGATGCTCGACACCGCACGTGTCGAACATTGGACGGGCAATGGCGCCCAGGTCAGCGACCGC is from Flagellatimonas centrodinii and encodes:
- a CDS encoding beta-ketoacyl-ACP synthase III, which codes for MRIAITGSGLFTPEASISNEDLVESFNAYVANHNQEHAEAIAAGTVAALSPSSAEFILKASGIRARHVVDRDGILDPARMRPQIRTRSNDEPSLMVEMGLTAARQALEAAGRTGAEVDCVLIACSNMQRAYPAMAVELQQQLGAGGFAYDINVACASAAFGVQAAAEAVAQGNARCALVVSPEICSGHLNFRDRDSHFIFGDAATAVLVEPLEQARGSRVDEVLGTRLKTQFSNNIRNNFGFLNRAEATPRSEADRLFVQEGRKVFKEVVPLVSELIGEHLAALSLAPDAVRRFWLHQANLGMNQLIAKRVLGREPSIEEAPVILDRYANTSSAGSVIAYHLHNTDLVAGDVGVLCAFGAGYSAGSVVLRRQ
- the rpsP gene encoding 30S ribosomal protein S16, whose protein sequence is MVTIRLARAGAKKRPFYHVVATEKSSPRDGRFIERLGYYNPSARGGEKQLMLDTARVEHWTGNGAQVSDRVAFLIKSAKAAAAQA